In one window of Rhinoderma darwinii isolate aRhiDar2 chromosome 7, aRhiDar2.hap1, whole genome shotgun sequence DNA:
- the CDC42EP1 gene encoding cdc42 effector protein 1, which yields MSLGSLPVIKNWVSRSRRERVPLTTEMISPPLGDFRHTMHVGRKGEVFGDTSFLSQCHEKHRHTRWNYITKKLRQTRWVTPEHQSLGHPISPPPPISPIIKNAVSLPLLNKRNWDEETDGNPEESWNAMSESHSHYGLQSGFCTMPRLSSSEDPSEDTISQKPDDDWASSGLPDTEECSVCTVPLELSSSLWHADSMQSLVMDFGPSLMSEILEGISFSETPKKTEGANVPYESMLSTNINRSNFDVTLDKSKTEAKQFHCDIQEAKGLVSWEPTTITEEMEIDTDSGITGSEQGSRGITGDLWDSGDGSEIEM from the exons ATGAGTCTGGGCAGTCTTCCAGTCATAAAAAACTGGGTTTCCCGATCCAGGCGAGAACGGGTGCCACTAACAACAGAAATGATCAGTCCTCCTCTGGGTGACTTTCGGCACACAATGCATGTAGGCCGAAAAGGAGAAGTCTTTGGGGACACCTCTTTTCTCAGCCAATGTCATGAGAAACACAGACACACTCGTTGGAACTACATCACCAAGAAGCTACGCCAGACTCGATGGGTGACTCCTGAACACCAATCTCTTGGGCATCCAATATCTCCCCCTCCACCTATTTCTCCCATTATTAAGAATGCTGTATCCTTGCCTCTTCTTAATAAGCGCAATTGGGATGAAGAAACAGATGGGAACCCAGAAGAGTCATGGAACGCtatgtcagagtcacacagccatTATG GTCTACAATCTGGATTTTGCACCATGCCTCGCCTCTCATCCTCAGAGGATCCATCAGAGGACACTATCTCTCAGAAACCTGATGATGACTGGGCCAGCTCTGGACTTCCAGATACCGAGGAATGTAGTGTCTGCACTGTTCCCTTGGAACTTTCTAGCAGTCTGTGGCATGCTGACTCCATGCAATCTTTGGTTATGGACTTTGGCCCATCACTTATGTCTGAAATCCTAGAAGGTATTAGCTTTTCAGAAACTCCCAAAAAAACAGAGGGTGCAAATGTGCCCTACGAAAGTATGTTGTCAACTAACATTAACCGGTCCAACTTTGACGTAACTTTAGATAAAAGCAAAACTGAAGCAAAGCAATTCCATTGTGATATCCAAGAAGCAAAAGGTCTTGTAAGTTGGGAACCAACCACAATAACCGAAGAAATGGAGATCGATACAGACAGTGGGATAACAGGATCGGAACAGGGAAGCAGAGGTATCACAGGAGATCTATGGGACTCTGGTGATGGCTCTGAAATAGAAATGTAG